One genomic segment of Alicycliphilus denitrificans K601 includes these proteins:
- a CDS encoding RelA/SpoT family protein — translation MKSSFIGQTLPMAQAGAAAARPDGVPQLIAATSQADTEHADALVRARAFAEPLLIGETLETGENTLAHADAVAAILKNLGGSETMQAAAYLVYTCEHLNKPEEVIGKAFGSNFAALAVETTKLMRVQLQAREAQVAGLQVDDAATQTENVRKMLLAFSRDLRVVMLRLASRLQTLRYYAAAKRPVSPAIAREALQVFAPLANRLGIWQMKWELEDLAFRFLEPDTYREVARLLDEKRVERELYMEQLRGRLESELRAHSISASVSGRPKHIYSIVKKMRGKSLDFDQVFDIRALRVIVPSVKDCYAALSWVHSQFTSIEAEFDDYIARPKPNGYQSLHTVVRDEAGRAIEIQIRTQAMHDHAEHGVAAHWAYKEAGTKGYAGVSASSDYDAKIAVLRQLLAWERDLVGSASRSGLFEDRIYVLTPDAAVVELPQGATPVDFAYAVHTNVGHRCRGARVDGAMVPLNTPLQNGQTVEISTVKEGRPSRDWLNPELGYLISSRAKAKVRAWFNAQATHATVARGRELVEKLLQREGKTAIKHDDLAMQLGFKSADALFEMVGKDELSLRSIEALLRPPEPVAQEPDLLVRKARTADGAHKGGVLVVGVDSLMTQLAKCCKPAPPDDIRGFVTRGKGVSVHRSDCRNFHEMAARNAERVIDVQWGRPRRSTAEAAVYPVDVAVEASDRQGLLRDISEVFAREKTNVIGVQTQSVKGTAWMTFTVEVSDAGRLNKVLGIVAGVQGVRSARRR, via the coding sequence ATGAAGAGCAGCTTCATCGGCCAGACGCTGCCCATGGCGCAGGCGGGCGCCGCTGCGGCGCGTCCCGACGGCGTGCCGCAGCTCATCGCGGCCACGTCGCAGGCCGATACGGAGCATGCCGACGCCCTGGTGCGCGCCCGTGCGTTCGCCGAGCCCCTGCTCATCGGCGAAACGCTGGAGACCGGGGAGAACACGCTGGCCCATGCGGACGCGGTGGCCGCCATCCTCAAGAACCTGGGCGGCTCCGAGACCATGCAGGCGGCGGCCTACCTGGTCTACACCTGCGAGCACCTGAACAAGCCCGAGGAGGTGATCGGCAAGGCCTTCGGCAGCAATTTCGCGGCTCTGGCCGTGGAGACCACCAAGCTCATGCGCGTGCAGCTGCAGGCGCGCGAGGCGCAGGTGGCCGGCCTGCAGGTGGACGATGCGGCCACGCAGACCGAGAACGTGCGCAAGATGCTGCTGGCCTTCTCGCGCGACCTGCGCGTGGTCATGCTGCGCCTGGCCTCGCGCCTGCAGACGTTGCGCTACTACGCGGCCGCCAAGCGCCCGGTGTCGCCGGCCATCGCGCGCGAGGCGCTGCAGGTGTTCGCACCCCTGGCCAACCGCCTGGGCATCTGGCAGATGAAATGGGAGCTGGAAGACCTGGCCTTCCGCTTCCTGGAGCCCGACACCTACCGCGAGGTGGCGCGCCTGCTCGACGAGAAGCGCGTGGAGCGCGAGCTGTACATGGAGCAGCTGCGCGGCCGGCTCGAATCCGAGCTGCGCGCGCACAGCATCAGCGCCAGCGTGTCGGGCAGGCCCAAGCACATCTACAGCATCGTCAAGAAGATGCGCGGCAAGTCGCTCGACTTCGACCAGGTGTTCGACATCCGCGCGCTGCGCGTGATCGTGCCCAGCGTCAAGGACTGCTATGCCGCGCTGAGCTGGGTGCACAGCCAGTTCACCTCCATCGAGGCCGAGTTCGACGACTACATCGCCCGCCCCAAGCCCAACGGCTACCAGTCGCTGCACACGGTGGTGCGCGACGAGGCCGGCAGGGCCATCGAGATCCAGATCCGCACCCAGGCCATGCACGACCATGCCGAGCACGGCGTGGCTGCGCACTGGGCCTATAAGGAGGCGGGCACCAAGGGCTATGCCGGCGTGTCGGCCAGCAGCGACTACGACGCCAAGATCGCCGTGCTGCGCCAGCTGCTGGCCTGGGAGCGCGACTTGGTCGGCTCGGCCAGCCGCAGCGGCCTGTTCGAGGACCGCATCTACGTGCTGACGCCCGACGCCGCGGTGGTGGAGCTGCCCCAGGGCGCCACGCCCGTCGACTTCGCCTATGCGGTCCACACCAACGTAGGCCACCGCTGCCGCGGCGCGCGCGTGGACGGTGCCATGGTGCCGCTGAACACGCCGCTGCAGAACGGCCAGACGGTGGAGATCAGCACCGTGAAGGAGGGCCGTCCCTCGCGCGACTGGCTCAACCCCGAGCTGGGCTACCTCATCAGCAGCCGCGCCAAGGCCAAGGTGCGCGCCTGGTTCAATGCCCAGGCAACCCACGCGACGGTCGCGCGCGGGCGCGAACTGGTGGAAAAGCTGCTGCAGCGCGAGGGCAAGACGGCCATCAAGCACGACGACCTGGCCATGCAGCTGGGATTCAAGTCGGCGGACGCGCTGTTCGAGATGGTGGGCAAGGACGAGCTGTCGCTGCGCTCCATAGAAGCCCTGCTGCGCCCGCCCGAGCCGGTGGCGCAGGAGCCCGACCTGCTGGTCAGGAAGGCGCGCACGGCCGATGGCGCGCACAAGGGCGGCGTGCTCGTGGTCGGCGTGGATTCGCTCATGACGCAGCTGGCCAAATGCTGCAAGCCCGCGCCGCCCGACGACATCCGCGGTTTCGTCACGCGCGGCAAGGGCGTGAGCGTGCACCGCTCCGACTGCCGCAACTTCCACGAAATGGCCGCGCGCAACGCCGAGCGCGTGATCGACGTGCAGTGGGGCCGGCCGCGGCGCTCGACGGCGGAGGCGGCCGTCTATCCCGTGGACGTGGCGGTGGAGGCATCGGACCGCCAGGGCCTGCTGCGCGACATCTCCGAGGTGTTCGCGCGCGAGAAGACCAACGTGATCGGCGTGCAGACCCAGTCCGTGAAAGGCACGGCCTGGATGACCTTCACCGTGGAGGTGTCCGACGCCGGGCGGCTGAACAAGGTCCTGGGCATCGTCGCCGGCGTGCAGGGGGTGCGCTCGGCGCGCAGGCGCTGA
- a CDS encoding RNA recognition motif domain-containing protein — protein MNNRLYVGNLAYSVRDESLVQQFSQFGAVTSAKVMMERDTGRSKGFGFVEMASGAEAQEAINGLHGKSVDGRALTVNVARPMEARPSFGGGADRGGYRGSRY, from the coding sequence ATGAACAATCGACTCTATGTGGGCAACCTGGCCTATTCTGTCCGCGACGAATCGCTGGTCCAGCAGTTCTCCCAATTCGGCGCCGTCACCTCCGCGAAAGTCATGATGGAGCGCGACACGGGCCGCTCCAAGGGCTTCGGCTTCGTCGAGATGGCCAGCGGTGCCGAGGCGCAGGAAGCCATCAATGGCCTGCATGGCAAATCGGTCGATGGCCGCGCCTTGACGGTGAACGTCGCACGGCCCATGGAAGCCCGGCCGAGCTTTGGCGGTGGCGCCGACCGCGGCGGCTATCGCGGCAGCCGCTACTGA
- a CDS encoding alpha/beta fold hydrolase, translated as MIEPTLKYVPCPGPAAAGATAQEGHRMAYWEWNDTGDPRHPHVIVCAHGLSRQGRDFDTLARRLCRHARVVCPDVAGRGRSDWLTDPMDYQLPVYVADMLALLAQLHQQAPIVALDWVGTSMGGLLGMGICGVPDLPLPAPVRRLVLNDVGPCLEWQALQRIGQYLGQPAHFDSLQQAADALWVVSSTFGPHTSQEWLELSRAMVRPAPQGGFVLHYDPAIAVAFRALTPEAASAGEQQMWQLYDRIAAQVLLLRGTQSDLLSPQTAQQMTARGPRARLVEFAGVGHAPTLLHDDQVDVVARFLLDGQGEPAA; from the coding sequence ATGATTGAACCTACGCTGAAATACGTACCGTGCCCGGGCCCCGCGGCCGCCGGCGCCACCGCACAGGAAGGCCATCGCATGGCCTACTGGGAGTGGAACGACACGGGCGATCCCCGCCACCCCCACGTGATCGTGTGCGCGCATGGCCTGTCGCGACAGGGGCGCGATTTCGACACGCTGGCGCGCAGGCTGTGCCGCCACGCGCGCGTGGTCTGCCCCGACGTGGCCGGGCGCGGCCGCAGCGACTGGCTGACGGACCCCATGGATTACCAGCTGCCCGTGTATGTGGCCGACATGCTGGCGCTGCTGGCACAGCTGCACCAGCAGGCCCCCATCGTCGCGCTGGACTGGGTGGGCACGAGCATGGGAGGGCTGCTGGGCATGGGCATCTGCGGCGTGCCCGACCTGCCGCTGCCCGCGCCCGTGCGGCGCCTGGTGCTCAACGACGTGGGGCCATGCCTCGAATGGCAGGCGCTGCAGCGCATCGGCCAGTACCTGGGCCAGCCCGCGCATTTCGATTCGCTGCAGCAGGCGGCCGACGCGCTGTGGGTCGTGTCCAGCACCTTCGGGCCGCACACGTCGCAGGAGTGGCTGGAACTGTCGCGCGCCATGGTGCGCCCCGCGCCCCAGGGCGGCTTCGTGCTGCATTACGACCCGGCGATCGCCGTGGCCTTTCGCGCGCTGACGCCGGAGGCCGCGAGCGCGGGCGAGCAGCAGATGTGGCAGCTCTACGACCGGATCGCGGCGCAGGTCCTGCTGCTGCGCGGCACGCAATCGGACCTGCTGTCGCCGCAGACGGCGCAGCAGATGACCGCGCGCGGGCCCCGCGCGCGCCTGGTGGAGTTCGCCGGCGTGGGCCACGCGCCCACGCTGCTCCATGACGACCAGGTCGATGTGGTCGCCCGCTTCCTGCTGGACGGGCAGGGGGAGCCGGCAGCATGA
- the phaR gene encoding polyhydroxyalkanoate synthesis repressor PhaR, whose translation MPDQNPAPDAKPAQRVIKKYPNRRLYDTSTSTYVTLAEVRQLVMNGETVAVRDAKSGEDLTRSILLQIILEEEAGGAPMFSEAALANIIRFYGHAMQGFMGAYLEKNVQMFTEIQAKLAEQSQGLTPEMWSQFMNLQSPMMKGLMGNYVEQSQNMFQQMQEQMQKQTEQMLGAFGLKKR comes from the coding sequence GTGCCAGACCAGAACCCCGCACCTGACGCCAAGCCCGCGCAGCGCGTCATCAAGAAGTACCCCAATCGCCGCCTGTACGACACCTCCACCTCCACCTACGTCACGCTGGCCGAGGTCAGGCAGCTGGTGATGAACGGGGAGACGGTCGCCGTGCGCGACGCCAAGAGCGGCGAGGACCTGACGCGCAGCATCCTGCTGCAGATCATCCTGGAGGAGGAGGCCGGCGGCGCGCCCATGTTCAGCGAGGCGGCGCTGGCCAACATCATCCGCTTCTACGGCCACGCCATGCAGGGCTTCATGGGCGCCTACCTCGAGAAGAACGTGCAGATGTTCACCGAGATCCAGGCCAAGCTGGCCGAGCAGTCCCAGGGGCTCACGCCCGAGATGTGGTCGCAGTTCATGAACCTGCAGTCGCCCATGATGAAGGGGCTGATGGGCAACTACGTCGAGCAGTCGCAGAACATGTTCCAGCAGATGCAGGAGCAGATGCAGAAGCAGACCGAGCAGATGCTCGGCGCGTTCGGCCTCAAGAAACGCTAG